From Nicotiana tabacum cultivar K326 chromosome 22, ASM71507v2, whole genome shotgun sequence, one genomic window encodes:
- the LOC107832426 gene encoding putative inactive patatin-like protein 9: MELDKVTMEIFSKLEQKWLYQYEGKKTRILSIDGGGTNGIVCGASLIHLEHQIRVKTSDPQARISDFFDIIAGTGIGAIFAAMLVADGGNGRPLFTAKDAVKFVTENQSRLFKVKNVGVFPRKRRFSGKSMDEVLKEAFRREDGKVLTLRDTCKPMIVPCFDLNSSAPFVFSRADAAESESFDFELWKVCRATSANPSMFKPFQLSSVDGKTSCLAVDGGLVMNNPAAAAVTHVLHNKRDFPSVISVDDLLVLSLGNSPLSPPSNLKLRNDGYFSPSSVVGIVVDGVSETVDQILGNAFCWNPNDYVRVQANGYTSGRVGQRVEEVLEERGVESLPFGGKRLLTETNGQRIGSFVQRLIASGSSLPPSPCKETAVNPLTNGR; the protein is encoded by the exons ATGGAGCTTGATAAGGTGACGATGGAGATTTTCTCCAAGCTAGAGCAGAAATGGCTGTACCAATACGAAGGGAAGAAAACACGTATTCTCAGCATTGACGGTGGTGGAACTAATGGCATTGTTTGTGGTGCCTCTTTGATTCATCTCGAACATCAGATCCGTGTGAAAACCAGCGATCCTCAAGCTCGAATTTCGGATTTCTTCGACATTATCGCCGGTACCGGTATAGGTGCTATTTTCGCTGCAATGCTTGTTGCTGACGGAGGTAATGGCCGTCCGTTATTCACAGCGAAGGATGCTGTTAAATTCGTAACGGAAAACCAGTCGCGGCTGTTTAAGGTGAAAAACGTCGGCGTTTTCCCCAGGAAAAGGAGGTTTTCAGGGAAGAGTATGGATGAAGTGTTGAAGGAAGCTTTCAGAAGAGAGGACGGGAAAGTGTTGACGTTAAGGGACACGTGTAAGCCTATGATTGTTCCTTGCTTTGACCTCAACAGCTCAGCTCCATTCGTTTTCTCCCGAGCTGATGCGGCGGAGTCTGAGAGCTTCGATTTCGAGCTCTGGAAAGTTTGCCGTGCCACGTCAGCTAATCCGTCAATGTTTAAGCCGTTTCAGCTAAGTTCCGTTGACGGAAAAACCTCTTGCTTGGCCGTAGACGGCGGTCTCGTCATGAACAATCCCGCCGCCGCCGCCGTCACTCATGTTTTGCACAATAAACGAGATTTTCCTTCCGTGATAAGCGTTGATGACCTGTTGGTTCTCTCTCTTGGTAACAGTCCGTTAAGTCCTCCGTCAAACTTGAAACTCCGTAACGACGGTTATTTCTCTCCGTCTTCCGTCGTCGGTATCGTTGTCGACGGCGTATCAGAAACTGTTGACCAAATCCTTGGCAATGCCTTCTGCTGGAATCCAAATGACTACGTGAGAGTTCAG GCTAACGGCTACACAAGTGGACGAGTGGGACAGAGGGTGGAGGAGGTGTTGGAGGAAAGAGGAGTTGAGTCGTTGCCTTTTGGCGGTAAACGGTTATTGACGGAGACTAACGGACAAAGAATCGGAAGCTTCGTACAACGGCTTATTGCATCTGGGAGTAGTTTGCCGCCAAGTCCTTGCAAAGAAACTGCCGTCAACCCCCTTACAAACGGACGTTAA
- the LOC142176744 gene encoding serine/threonine-protein phosphatase 7 long form homolog yields the protein MEVPPLHPRPATLELLLLQGDHRSSHIWEGQLLAQTFCTRRVDDMWGFLRDRTLHPRIVRRLQDTGFYRIVEIGRLQLDWSLIKALIKRWRLETHTFHLPIGEATVTLQDMDVMYGLPVDEHPVALLHAMIEQTGLQYMYMLQRLTGLQLPEETALVGASRLQLMTVRQHLEALHSDITDDTSELHIHRQICRASMGTQRDVAGFLPLLQAWERFLQLHPPLSPLAPGAPPPFHSLARKWVDRRGYGREYEARHNLPLCRDLLDLLEGAQFIWRPYSDELIAGLPNYCSAGRIMWSSSVSLMCLDIVEHHTTERVLR from the exons ATGGAGGTTCCGCCTTTGCATCCCAGACCTGCCACCCTGGAGCTACTATTGTTACAGGGTGATCATAGGTCGTCCCACATATGGGAGGGACAGTTACTAGCCCAGACTTTCTGCACCAGGAGAGTAGACGATATGTGGGGCTTTCTCAGGGACCGCACTCTCCATCCTCGTATTGTCAGACGCCTCCAGGATACTGGTTTTTATAGGATTGTGGAGATCGGTCGACTGCAGCTCGATTGGTCGTTGATTAAGGCCCTGATAAAGCGGTGGCGACTGGAGACGCACACATTCCAtttgcccattggcgaggccaccgTCACGCTGCAGGACATGGATGTCATGTATGGGTTGCCCGTTGATGAACACCCTGTTGCTCTGCTGCATGCCATGATAGAGCAGACAGGTTTGCAGTACATGTACATGCTTCAGCGGCTCACCGGTTTACAGCTACCGGAGGAGACTGCACTGGTTGGGGCCAGTCGTCTGCAGTTGATGACTGTCCGACAACATTTGGAGGCATTGCACTCTGACATCACAGACGATACATCTGAGCTTCATATTCACCG GCAGATAtgccgggcgagcatgggcacccagcgTGACGTTGCTGGATTTTTGCCGTTGCTACAG GCTTGGGAGCGGTTCTTGCAGTTGCATCCACCTCTATCACCATTAGCTCCGGGTGCACCACCTCCGTTTCACTCTCTAGCTAGGAAGTGGGTTGATAGGCGGGGATATGGACGAGAGTacgaggctcgacataatctccccttgtgcagggatttgttggatttgttGGAGGGCGCACAA TTCATTTGGAGGCCATACAGCGACGAGCTAATAGCTGGTTTGCCCAATTATTGCTCCGCCGGCCGAATTATGTGGAGCTCTTCTGTCTCGTTGATGTGCcttgatattgtggagcatcataCCACCGAGCGAGTACTTCGCTAG
- the LOC107832424 gene encoding mavicyanin-like has protein sequence MVCAKETILLFSAMAIFGFFSTTLVDCTVYSVGDSAGWTGSNTDYHMWASTKTFQVGDTLVFQYNQQLHNVVRVSLSDFHSCNAGNPIVTYSSGNDSITIVGPGHYYYICGFRGHCQAGQKLDIRVPKNYQLTDIRSRKLTKPPVAA, from the exons ATGGTTTGTGCAAAGGAAACCATTCTTCTCTTCTCGGCAATGGCTATTTTTGGTTTCTTTAGCACAACTCTGGTCGACTGTACTGTGTACAGTGTTGGGGATTCCGCCGGTTGGACAGGCAGCAATACTGACTATCACATGTGGGCTTCTACAAAGACTTTCCAGGTTGGTGACACTCTTG TTTTCCAGTACAACCAACAACTCCACAACGTGGTACGAGTGAGCCTCTCCGATTTCCATTCGTGCAATGCTGGAAATCCAATCGTCACTTACTCCTCCGGCAACGATTCCATCACCATTGTCGGTCCCGGCCACTACTACTATATTTGCGGGTTTCGAGGCCACTGTCAAGCCGGACAGAAGCTCGATATTCGGGTACCCAAAAACTACCAATTAACTGATATCCGTAGCAGAAAACTAACTAAACCTCCAGTTGCAGCCTAA
- the LOC107832423 gene encoding fatty-acid-binding protein 1, whose protein sequence is MASLRFPFLFSQPQKPPCSTPGNASSRSFSSASAAAAAGGSVVAAAGAIIAITQSPKNPFLEDAMNFLLSNFSPNKNHSSPLWGSVSLADNSAPVTESRTGMSFPSVLKESQQLLGIGLRKKAIFGLKNIDVYAFGVYADDGDVKKCLAQKQGGYSDSELKQKEELRDHLMENDIRMTVRLQIVYGRLSIGSVRNAFEESVGSRLLKFGGYDNKELLHRFTSQFKDDIKIPRGSIIELSRDHDYILHTTIDGKEVGSIQSKLLCRSILDLYIGDESFDQKAKEDVESNLASLLHK, encoded by the exons atGGCTTCTCTGCGTTTTCCGTTCTTGTTTTCTCAGCCCCAGAAGCCACCATGTTCCACCCCCGGAAATGCTTCATCTCGCTCCTTCTCCAGCGCCTCTGCCGCCGCGGCCGCCGGCGGTTCAGTCGTGGCTGCTGCCGGAGCGATCATTGCCATAACTCAAAGTCCCAAAAATCCGTTTCTTGAAGATGCTATGAATTTTCTACTCTCCAACTTCTCACCTAACAAGAATCATTCTTCGCCTTTGTGGGGTTCTGTTTCTTTAGCTGATAATTCAGCTCCAGTCACAGAATCGAGGACTGGAATGTCATTTCCGTCAGTTTTGAAAGAGTCTCAGCAACTCCTTGGAATTGGGCTGCGTAAAAAGGCaatttttgggttgaaaaatATTGATGTCTATGCTTTTG GTGTTTATGCTGATGATGGTGATGTGAAGAAGTGTCTGGCTCAGAAGCAAGGCGGGTACTCTGATTCTGAATTGAAGCAAAAGGAAGAGCTGAGGGATCATCTCATGGAAAATGATATACGCATGACTGTTAGGCTTCAGATAGTGTATGGAAGACTAAGCATTGGTTCTGTGCGCAATGCTTTTGAAGAATCTGTTGGCAGCAGATTACTCAAGTTTGGGGGATATGATAACAAAGAGTTGCTCCATAG GTTCACTTCCCAGTTTAAAGATGACATTAAAATACCTCGGGGATCTATCATAGAACTCTCCAGAGACCATGACTACATACTTCACACAACAA ttgATGGAAAGGAAGTGGGAAGCATACAAAGCAAACTCTTATGCAGATCAATTCTAGACCTATATATTGGTGATGAGTCATTTGATCAGAAAGCCAAAGAAGATGTTGAGTCGAACTTGGCTTCTCTACTTCACAAGTAG